A single window of Rhizobium sp. SL42 DNA harbors:
- a CDS encoding S41 family peptidase, with amino-acid sequence MIRRASLLLVGALMGATAMSVIYSAGVPAQAAGPSTYKELSIFGDVFERIRAQYVTPPDEEKLVESAINGMLTSLDPHSVYMNAKDAADMQTQTRGEFGGIGIEVTMEEELVKVITPIDDTPGSKAGILAGDFISEINGESVRGLKLEEAVEKMRGAVNTAIKLTILRKGADKPIELSVTREIIPIRAVKSRVEGDVGYLRVISFTEKTYDDLEAAIEKIKKEVPGDKLKGFVLDLRLNPGGLLDQAIYVSDAFLERGEVVSTRSRDPEDTRRFNASAGDLTDGKPLVVLVNGGSASASEIVAGALQDLKRATVLGTRSFGKGSVQTIIPMGEKGALRLTTALYYTPSGKSIQGTGIEPDIKVEQPLPEELQGKVRSEGESALPGHIKGQNENDEGSGSVAYVPPEAKDDVQLNYALDLLRGVKTDPAFPADPQKASLQ; translated from the coding sequence ATGATTCGTAGAGCTTCTCTTCTACTCGTCGGCGCGCTGATGGGCGCAACCGCGATGAGCGTCATTTACTCGGCTGGTGTCCCCGCGCAGGCGGCTGGCCCTTCCACCTACAAGGAACTGTCGATTTTTGGCGACGTGTTCGAGCGCATCCGCGCCCAGTATGTCACGCCGCCGGATGAGGAAAAGCTGGTTGAGAGCGCCATCAACGGCATGCTCACCTCGCTGGACCCGCATTCCGTCTACATGAACGCCAAGGACGCGGCCGACATGCAGACCCAGACCCGCGGCGAGTTCGGCGGCATCGGCATCGAAGTGACGATGGAAGAGGAACTGGTCAAGGTCATCACCCCGATCGATGACACGCCGGGTTCCAAGGCCGGCATTCTCGCCGGTGACTTCATTTCCGAGATCAACGGTGAATCCGTGCGCGGCCTCAAGCTTGAGGAAGCCGTCGAGAAGATGCGTGGCGCGGTCAATACCGCGATCAAGCTGACCATCCTGCGCAAGGGTGCCGACAAGCCGATCGAACTCAGCGTCACCCGCGAAATCATCCCGATCCGCGCCGTCAAATCGCGCGTCGAAGGCGATGTCGGTTATCTGCGTGTCATCTCGTTCACCGAGAAGACCTACGACGACCTGGAAGCTGCGATCGAGAAGATCAAGAAGGAAGTGCCGGGCGACAAGCTGAAGGGCTTCGTTCTCGATCTGCGTCTCAATCCGGGCGGTCTGCTCGATCAGGCGATCTACGTTTCGGACGCCTTCTTGGAGCGCGGCGAAGTGGTTTCCACCCGTTCGCGTGATCCGGAAGACACCCGCCGCTTCAACGCCAGCGCAGGCGACCTGACCGATGGCAAGCCGCTCGTCGTTCTCGTCAACGGCGGTTCGGCTTCGGCCTCGGAAATCGTCGCCGGCGCCCTGCAGGACCTGAAGCGCGCCACCGTTCTCGGCACGCGTTCCTTCGGCAAGGGCTCCGTCCAGACCATCATCCCGATGGGCGAAAAGGGTGCGCTCCGCCTGACCACGGCGCTCTATTACACGCCGTCGGGCAAGTCGATCCAGGGCACCGGCATCGAGCCGGACATCAAGGTCGAACAGCCGCTGCCGGAAGAACTGCAGGGCAAGGTGCGCTCCGAGGGTGAATCGGCTCTGCCGGGTCACATCAAGGGCCAGAACGAGAATGACGAAGGTTCGGGTTCCGTCGCCTATGTGCCGCCGGAAGCCAAGGACGACGTCCAGCTGAACTATGCCCTCGACCTGCTGCGCGGCGTCAAGACGGACCCGGCCTTCCCGGCCGATCCGCAGAAGGCCTCGCTGCAGTAA
- a CDS encoding divergent polysaccharide deacetylase family protein: MDLHAPLGQERKGGRRVERRFRLSTLGSTAAVLALVGFSALTAFSPLPLQDTAPIMPAGADEGTEVVVAEEKTALDEAGSGLIRSRPQDGANVQRTVNDDGSVVTKYTPKPRDGEGPVIIGSHIQNPRLAGQPNDDLLEDSPQGRLPVIGTDGLKPVEFYARPWSGARGNRIAIVIGGIGLSQTGSQKAIRDLPDDVTLAFAATGNSLTRWMQEARRKGHEVVLQVPMEPFDYPNNDPGRGTLVAEKSKATNLANLHQAMAQITNYTGIMNYMGARFLSDEKAMDPIMRDIGNRGLLFLDDGSTARSLSGDFAKAIGIPHAFGDVMIDAQLDRKAILAKLDELERIAQRNGQAIGIGSAFDETISAVAEWREEAVARGIEIVGVSALTTDNKP; this comes from the coding sequence ATGGATCTGCATGCACCGCTCGGTCAGGAGCGTAAAGGCGGACGTCGCGTCGAGCGACGGTTCCGCCTTTCGACATTGGGCTCGACGGCAGCCGTGCTGGCGCTTGTCGGCTTTTCCGCGCTGACCGCCTTCTCCCCGCTTCCCCTTCAGGACACCGCGCCAATCATGCCGGCCGGCGCTGACGAAGGGACCGAGGTTGTGGTTGCCGAGGAAAAGACCGCTCTCGACGAAGCAGGCTCGGGACTGATCCGCAGCCGACCGCAGGACGGCGCCAACGTCCAGCGCACCGTGAACGACGACGGATCTGTCGTTACCAAATACACCCCCAAGCCGCGCGACGGCGAAGGCCCGGTGATCATCGGATCGCATATCCAGAATCCGCGCCTGGCCGGTCAGCCGAATGACGATCTGCTGGAGGACAGCCCGCAAGGCCGTCTGCCGGTCATCGGCACCGATGGTTTGAAACCCGTCGAATTTTACGCCCGTCCCTGGTCCGGCGCCCGCGGCAACCGCATCGCCATCGTCATCGGCGGCATCGGCCTCAGCCAGACCGGCAGCCAGAAAGCTATCCGCGACCTGCCCGACGACGTGACCCTTGCCTTTGCCGCAACCGGCAACAGCCTGACCCGCTGGATGCAGGAGGCCCGCCGCAAGGGCCATGAAGTCGTGCTGCAGGTGCCGATGGAGCCTTTCGACTATCCCAACAACGATCCCGGTCGCGGCACGCTGGTGGCCGAAAAGAGCAAGGCCACCAATCTCGCCAACCTGCATCAGGCGATGGCCCAGATCACCAACTACACCGGCATCATGAACTATATGGGCGCCCGCTTCCTCTCTGACGAGAAGGCGATGGACCCGATCATGCGGGATATCGGCAATCGCGGCCTGCTTTTCCTCGACGATGGCTCGACCGCCCGCTCGCTTTCTGGCGACTTCGCCAAGGCGATCGGCATTCCCCATGCCTTCGGCGACGTGATGATCGACGCCCAGCTGGATCGCAAGGCGATCCTCGCAAAGCTTGATGAACTGGAACGCATCGCCCAGCGCAACGGCCAGGCGATCGGTATCGGCTCAGCCTTCGACGAGACGATTTCCGCCGTCGCCGAATGGCGCGAGGAGGCGGTCGCCCGCGGCATCGAGATCGTCGGCGTCTCGGCCCTGACCACCGAC